Below is a window of Mucilaginibacter ginkgonis DNA.
TTTACTATCGGTATGCCTGGGCGTTACGGCGTTTGCGCAGCCAGTAAAAAAGGTATCCATTATTCCGGAACCTGTCGAGGTTAAAGAAACCGCGGGTACGTTTACTTTACCAAAATCTGTGTCGATAGCTGCTCCCGCAAGTGCAGGTATCACGGCAAACTACCTTAAGAATAAACTGCAAGCGGCTACACATTCGGTGATCACCACAAAAAGCGGAGGCACTGCAACTATACAATTGGTGCTTAACAAAAGCAATAACGCAGTTATCGGTAAAGAAGGTTATATGCTTACGGTATCACCAAAAAATATAGTGATCACTGCAAATGAGCCTGCAGGCTTGTTCTATGGTGTGCAGTCGCTATTGCAGTTATTTCCTAAAGAAATTGAAAGTCAAACACAGGTTGCCAGAGCGTGGACAGTGCCATGCGTTAAGGTTACAGACTATCCGCGCTTTGCGTGGCGTGGTTTGATGTTCGACGTTTCGCGCCACTTCTTTACTAAAGCAGATGTTAAGCAATACATAGATAATATGGTGCGCTTTAAATTCAACCTGCTGCACATGCACCTTACAGATGATGAAGGCTGGCGTATAGAAATTAAGAGCCTGCCTAAGTTAACCACTATTGGTGCCTACAACGCAAAAAGGGTAGGTTATTTTGGTTCATTCCCGGCGCCGCCTGCAGACGAGCCACGCACTTACGGCGGTTTCTACACCCAGGATGACATTCGCGAGTTGGTTAAATATGCCAAAGATCGTTATGTAGATATCCTTCCGGAAGTTGATGTTCCGGGTCACAGTTTAGCGGCTGTTACTTCTTATCCCGAACTTTCTGCCACGCCTGGCGCGGATAAATATCATGTACGCTCTGGCGAAGAGATCATGGACTGGAGCCACGGTCAGCCGCCGGTTGCATTGGTTGATAATACCTTAAACCCCGCCAGCGAAAAAACCTATGAGTTTTTAGATAAGGTGATGACAGAGGTTGCTCAGCTATTTCCATTCCCGTATATCCATGTTGGCGGCGACGAATGCCCTAAAAACTTTTGGGCTAAAAGCGATTCGGTGACTGCACTGATGAAACGAGAAAACCTGAAAGATTATGAAGAGGTACAAAGCTACTTCGAAAAACGCTTAGAAAAGATAGTTGAATCTAAAGGCAAACGCTTTTTAGGCTGGGACGAAATATTGGAAGGCGGACTGGCACCTAACGCCGCTGTAATGAGCTGGCGCGGAATTGAAGGCGGTATCAAAGCCGCCAAGATGGGCCACGAAGTGGTAATGAGCCCTACAACTTACGCCTACATAGATTATATGCAGGGCGATGTATCGATCGAGCCGCGCGTTTATGCAACCTTGCGTTTGTCAAAAAGTTATTCTTACGAACCGGTGCCGGATGGTGTTGACGCTAGCCTGATCAAAGGCGGACAGGCTAACTTGTGGACAGAACAGGTATACAATATGCGCCATGCAGAATATATGACCTGGCCGCGCGGTTTGGCAATCGCTGAAGATTTCTGGAGCCCGAAATCTAAAAAGAACTGGGACAACTTTGCCGGCAGGGTAGAGAACCAGTTTAAACGTTTCGACGCGGCCGATGTGAAGTATTCGCCTGCGGTATATGACCCGGCCATTACTGCCAGCGTTGGCGCAGATGGTAATGTACAGGTATTTATGAGCACCGAGTTGAAAGACCTGGATATTTATTATACCTGGGATAATAGCTTCCCCGATAACCATTACCCAAAATATACCAGTCAGTTGGTTGTCCCTAAAGAAGCTTTTGAATTAAGGGTAATTACTTACAGAGGCGGTAAACCAATCGGCAGATTATTGACAATACCTGTTACTGATCTGAACAAAAGGGCAGGCAAGAAGTAGGTTTGCACTAAATTGTATAATTTGTCATTGCGAGACCCGGCGAATGTCGGGTCGCGGCAATCTCATAGGCAAGCTTGTAAGTAAATAGCTAGAGATTGCTTTGTCCCTAGCAATGACATTTTCTTTTTTCTAACATGACCACCACGCTTAAGCGCACTAACTCCACCAACGCCGATTTTCTATCCCTTGTTGCCAAACTTGATGCCGAGCTGGTTGACATGTATGGCGAGCAAATGGATTTCTACGGGCAATACAATAAAGTTGATAAGCTAAACAACTGTATTGTTATTTACGATGATAATGTGCCTGTAGCCTGCGGTGCGTTCAAAGAATATGAACCCGGCGTTGCCGAAGTGAAACGGATGTATGTAGAGCCTGGCGCCCGTGGCAAAGGTTTTTCTAAACAGGTATTAGGCGCTTTAGAAGTTTGGGCAACGGAACTTGGGTATCATCAAATTATCCTTGAAACCGGCGACCAGCAAATTCCGGCAATGGCGCTTTACAATAGCATGGGCTACCTGGAAACAGAAAACTATGGGCAGTACATTGGCGCGCCGAGCAGCGTCTGTTACGCAAAATCGCTATAATTTCTGATTATGAAATTTCTATCACTTGAGCCATTTGTGCCATCGGGCAGCAACTTTGAAGGCTCGAAACAATTGTTTTTGGATTTGGGGTTTCACATTAATTGGGAAGTGGATGGTTATGCAGGCTTTCAGCGCGATGAATGCCGTTTCATTTTGCAGCAATATGATGTAAAAGACTTTGCTCAGAACTTTATGCTGAGTGTAAAGGTGTCGAACATAGAAGAGTTCCAGCAGGATGTTGTCAATAAGCAATTGGCAGATAAATATAGCGTGCGCGTAAGCAAGATCATGCAGCAGCCTTATGGCCGCGAGTTAAATCTTATTGATATCGCGGGTGTTTGCTGGCATTTTGTAGAGCAGTAGGTCTCACACTACCAAACGGCATTGCGAACCGCCGCAGGCGTGGGGCAATCTCTTTTGGCAAGTTAGAACCCAACTTGGCGATTTCCGCGGCGTCACGATAACGATCGGGATTCTTCGCAATGACAATATGTGTTGCCACAACCTTAACTATATAAACCCGATAGCAGCGATATGCCGCAGGCATTTAGCGGATAGCGGGGCCAACAATAATAGTTGCATTGACCTTGCTTTTCGAGAAATCAATCGCTTCTCCTTAAAGGTCTTTATTAATCCCCTCCAAATGATCCGAGTACATTTAGGCCTAATCCGACCTTTGTCACCAAATTGTCTTAGAACGTTTCTAAATAGAATAAACAAGGGGTATATCGCATGCCGACTTTATTTCTTTTGGTTTATATTAAATAATTTTGTTAATAAATCTGTCAAATAAATGAGTCAATCTAAACATACCTTAAACTCGTCGCTGGGCAAGAAGCTCATCATGGCTTT
It encodes the following:
- a CDS encoding beta-N-acetylhexosaminidase, whose protein sequence is MKKLSALLLSVCLGVTAFAQPVKKVSIIPEPVEVKETAGTFTLPKSVSIAAPASAGITANYLKNKLQAATHSVITTKSGGTATIQLVLNKSNNAVIGKEGYMLTVSPKNIVITANEPAGLFYGVQSLLQLFPKEIESQTQVARAWTVPCVKVTDYPRFAWRGLMFDVSRHFFTKADVKQYIDNMVRFKFNLLHMHLTDDEGWRIEIKSLPKLTTIGAYNAKRVGYFGSFPAPPADEPRTYGGFYTQDDIRELVKYAKDRYVDILPEVDVPGHSLAAVTSYPELSATPGADKYHVRSGEEIMDWSHGQPPVALVDNTLNPASEKTYEFLDKVMTEVAQLFPFPYIHVGGDECPKNFWAKSDSVTALMKRENLKDYEEVQSYFEKRLEKIVESKGKRFLGWDEILEGGLAPNAAVMSWRGIEGGIKAAKMGHEVVMSPTTYAYIDYMQGDVSIEPRVYATLRLSKSYSYEPVPDGVDASLIKGGQANLWTEQVYNMRHAEYMTWPRGLAIAEDFWSPKSKKNWDNFAGRVENQFKRFDAADVKYSPAVYDPAITASVGADGNVQVFMSTELKDLDIYYTWDNSFPDNHYPKYTSQLVVPKEAFELRVITYRGGKPIGRLLTIPVTDLNKRAGKK
- a CDS encoding GNAT family N-acetyltransferase yields the protein MTTTLKRTNSTNADFLSLVAKLDAELVDMYGEQMDFYGQYNKVDKLNNCIVIYDDNVPVACGAFKEYEPGVAEVKRMYVEPGARGKGFSKQVLGALEVWATELGYHQIILETGDQQIPAMALYNSMGYLETENYGQYIGAPSSVCYAKSL
- a CDS encoding VOC family protein, with translation MKFLSLEPFVPSGSNFEGSKQLFLDLGFHINWEVDGYAGFQRDECRFILQQYDVKDFAQNFMLSVKVSNIEEFQQDVVNKQLADKYSVRVSKIMQQPYGRELNLIDIAGVCWHFVEQ